The genomic region GTCAGGGTGGTAACAAGGGAGCCAAGGTGGCGAAGGCTTCCAAACCCAACGGTTGCACTTTGTTTGCTGGCCACGACTCGATGCATACGTCTTATGTACAAGGTCGGGTAAATTTTTCGTTTTTCGCTTTCGAGCCTCTCGTTCTTGTAACGCACACTCCATCTATCATCGGTGCGCATCCTGGGGTGCCCTGGAAGACAGCAAAGGCTCTGGTTGCCGATATGAAGAAAAATTCCGGCAAAAAAGTGCTTTTTGGTGCCACTCTGGGTTCGACGAGCCACTTTTTCCCTGTCTTGATTGAGGCTGGAACCGGCGTGAAGTTCAAGTATGTCGGCTACGATGGAACACGCCAGAGAATGACCGCCCTCCTTGGGAAGCATATCCAACTTGGCGAACTGAATATTTCATCCGCTAAAAAGTACTTAGGTAGCGGCAAACTTATCGGCCTTGGTATTGCACTTGAGAAACGTGACTCGCGTCTGCCGAACCTGCCCACTCTCAAAGAGCAGGGTATTAACGTTGTGACAGGTGTGAACCGCGGCGTTTTTGCTCCGAAAGGAACGCCGGACAATATCCAGGCGATTTTCGAGAAGGCATTCGGCAAAGCGATGAAGGACCCGGAGGTGGTGAAGAATCTCACCGCGAAAGGTGTAATCATTCAATTCAAGGGGCGCAAGGGGTATAGCGCTTTCTTGAAGGGAAGCGCCGCAAAAATTACGGGTGCCGCTAAGCGTGTCGGACTCTATAAGCGTAGCAATTAGGTAGCTGATAATTCGAACAAGGGGGGTGGTCGTTTAGGGCCGCCCCTCTTGTTCTTTTTTTGCGATTTGTGATTGGGTGAAAATTTTGGGGGTTTAGATGCGCTTTCGCGCGGATACCATTATCGGGGCCATACTTGTTGTTCTGATCGTCACCTTGTTCGCTATGTCGTTCGCCCTTCCTCCTGCGCCATATGAGACGATGGGGCCTGCTCTTTTTCCGCGTATCCTTCTTGTCGCGCTTTTCCCTCTTTGTACCATCCTTTTTGTGAAGAGTTTTCTTGGCGATATGAGAGCAAGGCCCGAGGCGTTGCGCCCATTTGCCGAGTGGTTTCAGGATTATAGGAATGTTCTGGCGAGTTATGCCCTGTTTTTCATGTTCGCCCTTGCCCTTCCTTGGGCGGGATATGTGGCATCGGGTTTTGTTTTTCTTTTATTCATGCAGGTGTTGTTGGGCCCGAAAAGCTGGGCCAAAGTGCCGCAATATTTGGCTGTGACCATCGGCGTGTTGGTTGCTCTTTATGTCTTGTTTCGGGTGGTTCTTCTCGTTTTATTGCCCGAGGGTGAAATCGGTCTGATGTAGCGCTGAGATTCATTGGGGTAAAGGAGTCGAGATGGTAATGGAGAATTTGGGTCTGGCATTTGCCGCTGTTTTTGAGATCAAAACGGTGATTCTTATTTTTGCCGGCACCTTGGCCGGCATTGTTGCAGGAGCCATTCCCGGGTTCACTATCGCGATGGCGGTCATACTTACGCTTCCCTTTACTTTTGGCATGACCCCTCTCCAGGGTTCTGCGACGATGATGGGTGTTTTCGTCGGTGGCTATTCTGGGGGCCTTATTTCTGGAACCCTCCTGGGAATCCCCGGCACACCTTCGTCGGTGGCGACGACATTCGACGGTTTTCCGATGGCGCGCCAGGGAAGGCCTGGTCTGGCGCTTGGTGTGGGCGTCTGGTCTTCGTTTTTCGGTGGTCTTATCGGGGCGGTGTTCCTCGTTTTGTTCGCGCCCCCCATTGCGCTGTTCGGCCTCAAATTTGGTCCTTGGGAGTTCTTTGCCCTTATCGCGTTTGCGTTAACTATCATTGCAAGTCTTAGTAGCGAGTCCATGCTTAAGGGAGGTATTGCCGGGCTGATGGGCTTGTTGGTAGCCACTGTTGGGGACGATGACATCACAGGTATTTCGCGATTCGATTTTGGCACCGAGGCCCTCAAGCAGGGTTTTGGATTTTTGCCAGTGTTGATTGGGCTGTTCGCATTTGCCCAGTTGATGGGGGATGTGGAAGGCGATAAGAAAGCTCAGGCCTCGCTCATGGATGTGGACGCTGAGGGTGTCGAGGTCGAACACTGGGAAGCGATCAAGACAGTTTGGCGCCAGCCTTTTAACCTTTTCCGGTCGGCCTGTATCGGGGTATTCGTTGGAGCGCTTCCGGCGGCAGGTGGAAGCGTTTCGAATATCTTGAGCTACGATCAAGCCAAAAAGGCATCTAGTCATCCTGAAAAATTTGGGACAGGGATTCCGGACGGGATAATTGCCTCAGAGGCAGCGAACAACGGCACAGCCGGTGGTGCTTTAATTACGATGATCGCACTCGGAATTCCAGGCGACATTTCGGTGGCTGTCATGCTCGGTGCGCTTCTGATTCACAACGTCATTCCGAGTCCGACGTTTATCTCGGAAGAGCCTGTACTCGTATACGGAATATTTGTCGCATTTTTCCTTGCTCATTTTGTCATGATTTTGTTGCAAGCAGTCGGAATGAGGTTGTTCCTCAAGGTGGCGATTTTGCCGAAATATGTCCTGGCCTCGACAGTGTTGTTTTTCTGCGCCACAGGCGTTTTCGCGCTTCACAACATCACGTTTGATATATGGACGTTGTTTTGGTTCGGGGTGTTGGGCTATTTGATGAAAAAGTTCGGATTCCCCCTCGCACCGATGATATTGGGTGTGATTTTAGGAGATTTGGCTGAGGTCAACTTGAACCGAGCTTATATGAGCGATCCGAATCCATTTCTTTTTTTCTCGCGCCCAATCTCTCTATTTTTTATTGTTCTAGCGGTCATATCGTTGGTTTTCCCGTTTTGGCAGAGGGTCCGTCACCAAGCCTGGGCGGAATATTTTCTGCCGGTGAGCGCCATTGCCGTATCGGTTCCTTTTTGGATTTCACCCGGCAACTTAAAATTCGGAGGATTTGCCTTCGTTGCTCTTGGCGCATATTTGCTCTGGCGGCGGATGCAAAACGATGGCCCAATTTCGACCGGTTAATTCTGTATCGCCTCTTGTTGTCGATATTTTAACTATGGGTTGATCTAAGCTTCAACCCACCCGTGAGCGGATTACCCTCGCCACCGTCAGTCCTTGTACGATGATCGAGAAAATTACGACGCCATATGTAATGGCGAGTATGGTGCTTTTCGCCGGAACATCTGGCAGCGAGAGCGCCAGGGCCACCGAGATGCCGCCTCTGAGGCCGCACCAGGTCAGAACAGGTATCGTCCCCTGGCTAAAAGAGTGACGGAGGCTGAGGGCCGTAATAGGAGCCGCCACCGAGATGAAGCGTGAAGCGAGCACTATGGGAATAGCAGCGGCCATTAGCCATAGAGTGTTGGCTGAAAAAGAGATGGCAATCACCTCGAAGCCGATGATGAGGAAAAGCGCCGCGTTAAGGATTTCGTCGATGAGCGACCAGAATTTTTGGATGTAATCGCTCGTATTCTCACTCATGGCGAACTGGGTTCCGTGGTTGCCGATGAACAAACCGGCGACAACAACGGCCAGAGGGCCGGAGACGTGAATAGCAAAGGCAACGGTGTAGGTCATCATGACAAGGGCAAGCGTGATCAAGACTTCAAGATTATGCTCATCGATGCTTTTCATCGCCCGATAGGCGATCCAGCCTGCCGCCAGGCCAAGAGCTGCGCCACCGATGGCCTCAAGAGCGAAAAGTTTCAGTATCCCGGAGGCTGCAAGTGGCTCGCTCCCGTGGCCGCTTGCTCCCGTTGCAACGGCTACCAGGATAGCGAAAATGACAACCCCGACCCCGTCGTTGAACAGACTCTCGCCCGCAATCATGGCTTCAAGTTCCTTGGGAACGTAAATCGTCTTGAGAATGCCGAGAACAGCTACCGGATCGGTTGGTGAGATGAGAGCGCCGTATACCAGGCAGTAGGCAAACGGAATGTCGATGCCCAGCGCGCCTGCCACGAAGTAAATCGCAAACCCAACGATAAAAGTGGAAAGTAATACCCCCGCCGTCGCCATCGTGCCGATAGCCCATTTTCGGCTTAAAAGGTCGCCAAGGTCGATATGGAGCGCGCCAGCAAATAGCAAAAAACTCAACATCCCCTTCATCAGGGATTCGTGGAAGTCAATCTTTGATAAAAGCGAGCGAACCGTTTCCTGGAAGTTCGCCTGGGGTGCGATCATATCCAAAGCGATGACGCAGACCGAGGCGAGGAGCGCAATGACGACCAGGCCGATGGACTGGGGCAGTTTGAACCAGCGGAGGTTAATGTAGCCGAAGATGGCGGCAAGGGTGAGAACGATGGCGGATATGGAGAATATAGAAGCGTCTGCCATGTTATTTCCCTCTACGGCGGATATTCTTTTTTGAAACGTTTAGTTTAGATCAGCTGCTTTTAATAATTCTTCGACTCGCAGAATCAACTTCGGGATGGAAAAAGTATGTTTGCCATTGGGAAGTGTCTACCTATTCTGTCTTTCTGAAAAAAACTGTATTCATTCGTGAAATGGAGACAATTTTTCTTTTGCATACGCTAGGCTGAAGGCTCAGCGAATTTCGCTTCTATCCAGAATTCTCCAGACCCAGTCGAATAATAGCGCGGCTGGTGCGATCTGTTCAATCTTTTAATTTTCGATAAAAAATCGAAATATTCGATTTTGATATCCCGTCGAAATTCCTTGAAGGATTAGACAGAGGTGGGTGTTGATGATTTTCGTTAAGCGAGCGCCCCGCCGCAAGAGGAGCCGGTGCCGGCGGTGCACCCGAAGCAATGGTTCCCGGTAAGGATGTCGCGTCCGATGAGATTTTCGGGAAGCGTATCCCATAGCTTGAGGGGTGTTCCATTTCCAAGAGACATGTCGAGCATTTGATTGAAGTCGCAATCAAAAAGGGTGCCGTCCCAGGCAACGCTGATGAGGTTTCGGCACATCAGGCCAGGAAGGGTGTCCGGATTGTAAGAGGTGCGCAGCATATTCATGTAGCTCTCTGCCTGGCCGCTTATTTTCAGGTAGCTGTAGAAGCGGGAGATGGGCATGTTGGTAATCGTGAAAAGCTCATTGAAGCGGATGCCATATCGCTCGCCGAGTTCGCGGCGATAATCTTCCTCAAGTTCTTTTTGAGGTGGGGGTAGGTGGGCGCCGACCGGATTATAGACGAGATTTAGGGTCAGCTCCCCGGGAGGTCCGAAGCCAACCTCATTGAGCGCCAAAAGGGCGCGAATGCTCTTTTCGTATACGCCTTCGCCCCGCTGGGAGTCGACGTTTTCCTCTAGGTAGCAGGGAAGGGAGCAGATGAGTTCGACGCCTTGCTCTCGGTAGAAGGCGGGGAGCCATTCCATGTCGGGCTCAAAAATAACGCTAAGGTTGCAGCGGATCATGACATGACGCCCTAGGGCGCGCGCTGTTTCGACGATTTGCCTGAAGTTGGGATTAAGTTCCGGCGCCCCGCCAGTGATGTCCACGGTTTCGATGTCCGAGGAGGCGAGCCAGTCAAGAATTCGCCCTGCGGTATTTGAGGTCATGATTTCTTTGCGGTGGGGTCCGGCCCCAACGTGGCAATGCTCGCAAGTTTGATTGCAAAATTTGCCAACGTTAACTTGGAGTGTGCCCAGGGATGTCCGATCAAGGCGGCCGGCATCTTCCGCGATGCGCGTCTGGAAATGCGTATTACGCTCGCCGGTCTCTATGGTGGGTAGGGCCGCAGAGGTTTCCATGTATATATAATCCCGCGCCGCCCGAATTTATTCCGGGCGGCGATGATTTACGAAGGACTTGGCGACGAAAAAAAACGCTTAGGCGTTGCGAATAAGTTTTCGGCGCAATGCCTTGGCGCGGACACGGACACGTTTGAGTTTGATTTTGTCTTTATCTTCAAGGGCGGCATCGCGCTCTTTGTTCAAAGATTTAATCTTCTCTTTAACGGCTGTGCGGTCTAGTTTTGAGGCACGCCTTGTCTCGACGAGCGGAATGTCGTTGACTTCTTTTAGGGCCCGAATCAAATCGGCTTTAGCCATTCCATGAATACCCGAAATTTTTTCGCCGTATTGAAGCGCTGCTTCCTTGAGCTTGGGTACGGTCATCTTGGCAATTTCGTTTGCGGTGATTTTAGGCAACTCCGCCTCGGGAGCCGCTTTTGTCTCCTCGACTGCGGGCTCCGCTTCATCTCCCCCCTCAGCAGGGGCTTCATCTTTTACTTCAGGCGCTGCCACCTCTTCGGGCGTCTCGTCGCCAGCTTCGTTTTTTTCCTCGTCCGCCATTGTTGCCTCCTGTACACAATTAAAATAACTGCTCAAACAGCAATTCGATTCGCCAAATGGCGAGGTTCGAGATTCAGAAGGTGAAACCTAGCAAAAATAGGGAAATATGAGCAAATCGCGTGGGTAAAATAAGAGACAAAAAAAAGAGCCCCCCGGATTAGGGAGGCTCCGTCTGAGTTTTGGCCGTTAGATATACTCACCTCTTTGGAATTTAGCCGATTCGCTGGAAACCATCATGGCCATTTCCTCTAAAAGCCCCCTTCCGGGGTCGTCCTGGGGGAGCGAGTTGATTTCTTGCATCAACTTGCCCTGGTAGGACTCCATGTGACGAACCAAGGGCTCTATATCTTTCAGGGAGGACTCTGGGCTTCCCAGTTGGGACTGGAAAGATTCCATAATTCTGAAAAACTCTTCGCTTACCCGCTGGACAGATTCTTTTGCCGCCGGTGCGCTCTCTACCTTGCCGATATACGTAGCAGGATGGGGTGAGGAAGCACCTTGTACCCCGCCAACCTGGCTTGATTTATCGGCCTGGCTCGTTTTATCCAGAATTTCGGAAAAAGCGGGACCATTTGTAGGTTTGTCATTTTTGCCAGTCTTGCCGGGCTCTAAGGAGCCAGCGCCGCCAGCCGGTTGAATTGAATGAATATCAGCCATTATCAGGCCTCCCGCCTATCAACATTAATAAAACTTAACAGATTCTAGCCGTGACCCGCTCAATTGGCAAAGAAGAAAATTCGGGTCGGCAGGAATTCTCCTGCACCCAATGTATAAGCAAGTAGTATGCCGAAATAAAACAAATCTATTATATTGTTAATTTACAATAAGTTATGTCTATTTCTATTGTGCTGACCGTTTCTGCTTGGGCCTTTTAAAGGCAGGAAAAGTGTATATTTTTCCTCATCTGGGGCAAATTTTTCAGTAATTGATTCTTGGGACGATTAGCTATCTTTGGGCTGATTTGGTAGATATAGGTACTTTTTCTTATCTCAAACCGTTTTTATGGGGAATTACCCAATGGCAGAGAAGCTACTTGAAGTCAAAAATCTAGTGAAACACTTTCCTGTTCGAGGAGGTGTTTTTTCAAGAGTCCGTGCCCATGTCCGCGCTGTGGACGGTATCAGCTTTGACATTGAAGAGGGTGAAACGCTCGGTCTTGTTGGCGAGAGTGGGTGTGGGAAATCAACGGCGGGCCGCTCAATATTGCGTTTGCTGGAGCCCACCTCGGGAGAAGTAAAATTCAGGGGACAAGACATCATCGGCCTTGAGCGCGAGAAGATGCGTTTGCTTCGTCGTGAGATGCAGATAATTTTCCAGGATCCTTATGCTTCTCTTAATCCTCGGATGACGGTCGGAAGTATTGTCGGAGAGCCCCTCACTATCCACAAAATTGCAAAAGGCAAAGAGCGCAATGATCAGGTTGCCGGGATTCTTGAGAAGGTGGGACTCCGCCCTGAGCACATGAGGCGCTATCCCCATGAATTCTCGGGTGGTCAACGTCAGCGTATTGGTATTGCCAGGGCGCTGGCATTGAACCCCAAACTCATAATTGCTGATGAGCCTGTTAGTGCACTTGATGTTTCGATTCAGGCGCAGGTAATTAACTTGCTTGAGGATCTTCAAAAAGAGTTCGGCATTGCGTATTTGGTTATTTCGCATGACCTCTCGGTTGTTCAGCATATTTGCGACCGCATCGCTGTGATGTATTTGGGGGAAATTGTCGAAATTGCGGATGCCGATGAGTTGGTCATGTCGCCGCGTCACCCTTATTCCGAGGCGCTTCTCTCAGCGGTTCCGGTTCCTGATCCGAGTGCCAACCTCAAAAAAGAGCGGATAATTCTTCGAGGGGATGTGCCCAGCCCAGTGAACCCGCCCTCCGGCTGCCGGTTCCACACAAGGTGTCCCTACAAAGAGGACAAATGCTCTGTCGAGGTGCCGACGCTCAAGGTGATTTCCGAGGGGCATGTGACTGCCTGCCATTTTGCGGAAAAGATTTTTTCCGGCAAAGCAGCAACAGCCTGAGCGCCTATTTTCTCAGAGTGAAGAAATCATTTTAATCCGTCTTGGATGTATATTGTTGTTGCCGCTTTTTGCTCTAGCGGGTAGAGTATTCATGTCCCTTCGCCCCGGTATTGCTGAGCATTAGCGAGGGCTTTGGCTGTAGTCATGAAAATTTTAAGGCGTCTATCCTTTCGTCGGCGATTCCTCCTGTTTGCCATCCTATCCGCACTCATTGCTGGAACCGCATATTTAGGCATCATGCAAGGCTTCCAACGGGCGGAACTCGCCCGCCTTGAGAAAAATGATCAACTCCTTCTCCAAATAATTAGGACAAAAATCGAAGCTCGAATTGACCATGTGATATCGCAAATTCACGGGGCCGATCTTCTGATTACATCCAGGCCGCTCAGCGCGGCAATTGCAACGAAGGCGTTGATTTTTGCCCTTAGAAAGGGTTCCCGCGGACAATCGAATTCCGCCGCCGTTGTCCTTGACGGGCGAGCCAGAATTCTTGCCTCTCGGCGTGGCGGAGGGGTGCCAGCGGCCAGTGTGGCGGAGCAAAGAGCCTGGGGGCGGTCCGTAGCGGCTTTGAGGAACCTGAAAAAATCTGGCCGAAAAAAATTCCACATTGAACCAGGTTCTCTCGATGGTGTGCCCGCATTGTTTGTTACGGCACCCTCCCAAACCACAAAAGGATATTGGGGGGTTATCGTGATTCTGGAAAATTTGTTTTCGCTGTCTCCCCATACGAATCGTCCGGGGGATAGCTTGTTTCTGCTTTCCGAGCCGGAGCAAACGGTTTTTTATGCACTAGTAGGGAAACGCTTCGTTCACGATTCGATTGGCAGACCTTTCGATAAGGGACTGGGGCCTCGTATTGAAATTCTAGTTTGCTGCGATCCTGAGGCATTTAACACAGTGCAGGAAGGACGAAGATGGATGGGCCTGCTGGATTTTCCCATTGGAACGAGAAATATTCGTCTTGTCCGCGTGGCTGCTCGAAACGCTAGCGTACCCGTTGAATCCGGAAACCTTGTTGCGGGTGGCATGTTTTCTGGCTGGCTGGTGTTTTTGTTTTTGTTCGCGCTTTTGGGCAGGGGTAGGCGAGGCAGGGAAGAATACGACCAACGTGCTGATGTGCCCTTGGTGGAAAGGTACGAATCTCCCTCAAAGAGTACCCCGTTTGCTGCGCTCTCTCGCATTTGCGAAATGGTTGCGGGCGGAGAGCATTT from Nitrospinaceae bacterium harbors:
- a CDS encoding tripartite tricarboxylate transporter substrate binding protein codes for the protein MKKRLISLFSALAFLAAIASPSALSAEAASPSDLPCRAVKLIVPWGAGGGTDVIFRIVARAAQKHLGKDIIVQNIGGQGGNKGAKVAKASKPNGCTLFAGHDSMHTSYVQGRVNFSFFAFEPLVLVTHTPSIIGAHPGVPWKTAKALVADMKKNSGKKVLFGATLGSTSHFFPVLIEAGTGVKFKYVGYDGTRQRMTALLGKHIQLGELNISSAKKYLGSGKLIGLGIALEKRDSRLPNLPTLKEQGINVVTGVNRGVFAPKGTPDNIQAIFEKAFGKAMKDPEVVKNLTAKGVIIQFKGRKGYSAFLKGSAAKITGAAKRVGLYKRSN
- a CDS encoding Tat pathway signal protein, with product MVMENLGLAFAAVFEIKTVILIFAGTLAGIVAGAIPGFTIAMAVILTLPFTFGMTPLQGSATMMGVFVGGYSGGLISGTLLGIPGTPSSVATTFDGFPMARQGRPGLALGVGVWSSFFGGLIGAVFLVLFAPPIALFGLKFGPWEFFALIAFALTIIASLSSESMLKGGIAGLMGLLVATVGDDDITGISRFDFGTEALKQGFGFLPVLIGLFAFAQLMGDVEGDKKAQASLMDVDAEGVEVEHWEAIKTVWRQPFNLFRSACIGVFVGALPAAGGSVSNILSYDQAKKASSHPEKFGTGIPDGIIASEAANNGTAGGALITMIALGIPGDISVAVMLGALLIHNVIPSPTFISEEPVLVYGIFVAFFLAHFVMILLQAVGMRLFLKVAILPKYVLASTVLFFCATGVFALHNITFDIWTLFWFGVLGYLMKKFGFPLAPMILGVILGDLAEVNLNRAYMSDPNPFLFFSRPISLFFIVLAVISLVFPFWQRVRHQAWAEYFLPVSAIAVSVPFWISPGNLKFGGFAFVALGAYLLWRRMQNDGPISTG
- a CDS encoding sodium:proton antiporter, whose product is MADASIFSISAIVLTLAAIFGYINLRWFKLPQSIGLVVIALLASVCVIALDMIAPQANFQETVRSLLSKIDFHESLMKGMLSFLLFAGALHIDLGDLLSRKWAIGTMATAGVLLSTFIVGFAIYFVAGALGIDIPFAYCLVYGALISPTDPVAVLGILKTIYVPKELEAMIAGESLFNDGVGVVIFAILVAVATGASGHGSEPLAASGILKLFALEAIGGAALGLAAGWIAYRAMKSIDEHNLEVLITLALVMMTYTVAFAIHVSGPLAVVVAGLFIGNHGTQFAMSENTSDYIQKFWSLIDEILNAALFLIIGFEVIAISFSANTLWLMAAAIPIVLASRFISVAAPITALSLRHSFSQGTIPVLTWCGLRGGISVALALSLPDVPAKSTILAITYGVVIFSIIVQGLTVARVIRSRVG
- a CDS encoding radical SAM/Cys-rich domain protein, yielding METSAALPTIETGERNTHFQTRIAEDAGRLDRTSLGTLQVNVGKFCNQTCEHCHVGAGPHRKEIMTSNTAGRILDWLASSDIETVDITGGAPELNPNFRQIVETARALGRHVMIRCNLSVIFEPDMEWLPAFYREQGVELICSLPCYLEENVDSQRGEGVYEKSIRALLALNEVGFGPPGELTLNLVYNPVGAHLPPPQKELEEDYRRELGERYGIRFNELFTITNMPISRFYSYLKISGQAESYMNMLRTSYNPDTLPGLMCRNLISVAWDGTLFDCDFNQMLDMSLGNGTPLKLWDTLPENLIGRDILTGNHCFGCTAGTGSSCGGALA
- a CDS encoding dipeptide ABC transporter ATP-binding protein — protein: MAEKLLEVKNLVKHFPVRGGVFSRVRAHVRAVDGISFDIEEGETLGLVGESGCGKSTAGRSILRLLEPTSGEVKFRGQDIIGLEREKMRLLRREMQIIFQDPYASLNPRMTVGSIVGEPLTIHKIAKGKERNDQVAGILEKVGLRPEHMRRYPHEFSGGQRQRIGIARALALNPKLIIADEPVSALDVSIQAQVINLLEDLQKEFGIAYLVISHDLSVVQHICDRIAVMYLGEIVEIADADELVMSPRHPYSEALLSAVPVPDPSANLKKERIILRGDVPSPVNPPSGCRFHTRCPYKEDKCSVEVPTLKVISEGHVTACHFAEKIFSGKAATA
- a CDS encoding GAF domain-containing protein codes for the protein MKILRRLSFRRRFLLFAILSALIAGTAYLGIMQGFQRAELARLEKNDQLLLQIIRTKIEARIDHVISQIHGADLLITSRPLSAAIATKALIFALRKGSRGQSNSAAVVLDGRARILASRRGGGVPAASVAEQRAWGRSVAALRNLKKSGRKKFHIEPGSLDGVPALFVTAPSQTTKGYWGVIVILENLFSLSPHTNRPGDSLFLLSEPEQTVFYALVGKRFVHDSIGRPFDKGLGPRIEILVCCDPEAFNTVQEGRRWMGLLDFPIGTRNIRLVRVAARNASVPVESGNLVAGGMFSGWLVFLFLFALLGRGRRGREEYDQRADVPLVERYESPSKSTPFAALSRICEMVAGGEHFRDVITYGAEETARYIGSDRYFAALYDDDLDQLFEISCSNLGDGFRATVAIGAGDLPEHISVQEKDLVEVPSVDDWDDAPKALTDEGIKAVAVFPMRAGEKVVGIMSFYFDAPRELKSDEIEICSYVSLQGAVAVARALSLRELPSQD